In Fusobacterium sp. SYSU M8D902, the genomic window AATGAATTTAGACAAATTATTTAATTACCAATTTCCATATCTGTTCCCTTTTTTTCATTTCAAGTTAACAGATTCAACAATCATCTTTTTCAATTATAACATATATTTTTATCTTAAATAAGTATAATTGATGAATAATTTTTATATCTATAAAATTACATGTGTTATATTTTTTCTTTTCTTTTTTTTAGCAATATGATATAATCTCTAATAATTTACAGGAGGTTATAAATTATGAAATTAGCATATAAAGATATTGGAAAAGGAAAAACTGTTGTATTTATTCACTCGTATCTATGGGATAAAGATATGTGGCTCCCTCAACTAAATCTATTAAAAGATAGTTTTAGATGTATAGCTATTGATCTACCTGGACATGGAGATTCTGAAAAAAATAGTAATATCATAGATCTAAAAAATTTGGCAGAGATTATTAAAAATACTTTAGATAATTTAAACGTAGATAACTATATCTATGTAGGATTATCTGTAGGTGGGATGTTAGCACCATATCTTTATCAATTGGATAAGGATAGAATAGAAAAAATCATAATTATGGATTCTTTCTCTGGAGCTGAACCTGAGCAGACTAAAAATCTTTATTTCTCTATGTTGGATACCATTGAAAAAAATAGAAAAATACCTGATCAATTAGTTGAAAAGATTGCCCCTATTTTCTTTAGTCCTATGATAGATAAAAATGGAGAGCTATTTTTAAATTTTAAAGAAAAGTTACAAAATATA contains:
- a CDS encoding alpha/beta hydrolase is translated as MKLAYKDIGKGKTVVFIHSYLWDKDMWLPQLNLLKDSFRCIAIDLPGHGDSEKNSNIIDLKNLAEIIKNTLDNLNVDNYIYVGLSVGGMLAPYLYQLDKDRIEKIIIMDSFSGAEPEQTKNLYFSMLDTIEKNRKIPDQLVEKIAPIFFSPMIDKNGELFLNFKEKLQNIPEDKIDTIVNLGRVIFGRENSLQLLNSIEVPTYFITGEYDLPRPFYEAEIMKKEVKNSKIYRVKKAGHISNLENPRKVNSIFKNILK